The following proteins are encoded in a genomic region of Amia ocellicauda isolate fAmiCal2 chromosome 6, fAmiCal2.hap1, whole genome shotgun sequence:
- the crfb4 gene encoding cytokine receptor family member b4 isoform X2: MEDSLQTGEVVEETACQGITERKCDLTKLLSVFGQYNFKVRAEQGIFTSPWVQSPRFSLELNTTIGPPSQVSVDTANGFLHVQLQDPVTNFKNKTLEDVYGSIEFNVRYWKDGEEEKTETTEEVNQRTFALTKLQSWTKYCVQAQVFIKAYNKRGEYSKAVCKTTTTNEKTPVWLIIGTLICSFLAFAALVLLLFYVGFNIYRLLHFAFPTCKLPEHFKQYLTDPPHSYVFLAMQNPNEPEEMCNEISIVCEESETIEMGENTQKSGVVSGEEFPQDQKECIQI, translated from the exons ATGGAGGACAGTCTCCA AACTGGAGAAGTTGTGGAAGAGACTGCATGCCAGGGGATTACAGAGAGAAAGTGTGACCTCACAAAGCTGTTGTCAGTTTTCGGTCAATACAATTTCAAAGTGAGAGCAGAGCAGGGGATTTTCACATCCCCGTGGGTGCAGAGTCCACGTTTCTCATTGGAATTGAACA CAACTATCGGACCTCCCTCACAGGTGTCTGTAGATACTGCAAATGGTTTTTTGCATGTACAACTTCAGGATCCTGTGACTAACTTTAAAAACAAGACTCTGGAAGATGTTTATGGTTCAATTGAATTCAATGTTAGATACTGGAAAGATGGTGAAGAAGAGAAA ACTGAGACCACAGAAGAAGTAAACCAGCGAACATTTGCATTAACAAAACTGCAGTCCTGGACAAAGTACTGTGTTCAAGCTCAGGTGTTTATTAAAGCATACAACAAACGAGGAGAGTATAGCAAAGCAGTCTGTAAGACTACCACAACCAAtg AGAAGACTCCAGTGTGGCTGATCATTGGAACCCTGATCTGCAGTTTTCTTGCATTTGCAGCTCTTGTGCTTTTGCTCTTCTATGTTGGCTTCAATATTTACAGACTACTGCACTTTGCTTTTCCTACCTGTAAACTCCCAGAACACTTCAAACAG TATTTGACAGATCCTCCACACTCCTATGTGTTCTTGGCCATGCAGAATCCAAATGAACCAGAGGAGATGTGCAACGAGATCAGCATTGTGTGTGAAGAGTCAGAGACCATTGAGATGGGAGAGAACACTCAGAAAAGTGGAGTGGTCTCGGGTGAAGAGTTTCCTCAGGATCAGAAAGAATGCATACAAATATAA
- the crfb4 gene encoding cytokine receptor family member b4 isoform X1: MGSFKICFIESCCILQVVLASLPPPRNVRVHSINLGATLQWDYEASATNVTYTATFIYKTGEVVEETACQGITERKCDLTKLLSVFGQYNFKVRAEQGIFTSPWVQSPRFSLELNTTIGPPSQVSVDTANGFLHVQLQDPVTNFKNKTLEDVYGSIEFNVRYWKDGEEEKTETTEEVNQRTFALTKLQSWTKYCVQAQVFIKAYNKRGEYSKAVCKTTTTNEKTPVWLIIGTLICSFLAFAALVLLLFYVGFNIYRLLHFAFPTCKLPEHFKQYLTDPPHSYVFLAMQNPNEPEEMCNEISIVCEESETIEMGENTQKSGVVSGEEFPQDQKECIQI, encoded by the exons TGGTGCTTGCATCTTTACCTCCTCCAAGAAATGTAAGAGTGCATTCAATAAACCTTGGAGCCACACTACAATGGGACTATGAGGCTTCTGCAACCAATGTCACCTATACTGCAACATTCATATACAA AACTGGAGAAGTTGTGGAAGAGACTGCATGCCAGGGGATTACAGAGAGAAAGTGTGACCTCACAAAGCTGTTGTCAGTTTTCGGTCAATACAATTTCAAAGTGAGAGCAGAGCAGGGGATTTTCACATCCCCGTGGGTGCAGAGTCCACGTTTCTCATTGGAATTGAACA CAACTATCGGACCTCCCTCACAGGTGTCTGTAGATACTGCAAATGGTTTTTTGCATGTACAACTTCAGGATCCTGTGACTAACTTTAAAAACAAGACTCTGGAAGATGTTTATGGTTCAATTGAATTCAATGTTAGATACTGGAAAGATGGTGAAGAAGAGAAA ACTGAGACCACAGAAGAAGTAAACCAGCGAACATTTGCATTAACAAAACTGCAGTCCTGGACAAAGTACTGTGTTCAAGCTCAGGTGTTTATTAAAGCATACAACAAACGAGGAGAGTATAGCAAAGCAGTCTGTAAGACTACCACAACCAAtg AGAAGACTCCAGTGTGGCTGATCATTGGAACCCTGATCTGCAGTTTTCTTGCATTTGCAGCTCTTGTGCTTTTGCTCTTCTATGTTGGCTTCAATATTTACAGACTACTGCACTTTGCTTTTCCTACCTGTAAACTCCCAGAACACTTCAAACAG TATTTGACAGATCCTCCACACTCCTATGTGTTCTTGGCCATGCAGAATCCAAATGAACCAGAGGAGATGTGCAACGAGATCAGCATTGTGTGTGAAGAGTCAGAGACCATTGAGATGGGAGAGAACACTCAGAAAAGTGGAGTGGTCTCGGGTGAAGAGTTTCCTCAGGATCAGAAAGAATGCATACAAATATAA